In a single window of the Vitis vinifera cultivar Pinot Noir 40024 chromosome 6, ASM3070453v1 genome:
- the LOC100263882 gene encoding protein PMR5: MDFPSAPSSFYAFGSCFTFLVLVLVQPHIASSALLLGLKNHNNHHHNRRPFLQANQSTCALFMGTWVRDDAYPLYQFSDCPFIDAEFNCQMYGRPDTDYLKYRWKPTNCELPRFNGLEFLLRMKGKTVMFVGDSLGRNQWESLVCMISTAVPRSPTQIIRGDPLSTLKFLEYGVAVSFYRAPYLVDIEAVQGKRVLRLGDISGNGNAWTGVDVLSFNTGHWWSHKGSLQGWDYIEMDGTLYQDMDRLVAFEKGLRTWARWVDTNVDRTRTRVFFQSTSPTHYNPSEWSAGAVTTTKNCYGETAPMSGMTYPGAYPDQMRVVEEVMSQMSGPVYLLDITLLSEMRKDGHPSIYSGDLSPAQRANPDRSADCSHWCLPGLPDTWNQLFYTALFF, encoded by the exons ATGGATTTTCCTTCTGCTCCATCTTCTTTCTATGCTTTTGGGTCTTGTTTCACATTCTTAGTTCTAGTTCTGGTTCAGCCACACATAGCTTCATCAGCTCTGCTACTGGGGTTGAAGAACCACAATAACCACCACCATAACAGGAGGCCATTTCTTCAGGCTAACCAAAGCACATGTGCTCTGTTTATGGGCACCTGGGTTCGTGACGATGCATATCCCTTGTACCAGTTCTCTGATTGCCCCTTCATTGATGCTGAATTCAACTGCCAAATGTACGGTCGACCCGACACTGATTACCTCAAATATCGTTGGAAACCCACCAATTGCGAGCTTCCAAG GTTCAATGGACTCGAGTTTCTGCTGAGAATGAAAGGCAAGACTGTGATGTTTGTAGGTGATTCTCTGGGGAGAAACCAATGGGAATCGTTGGTTTGCATGATTTCGACTGCAGTGCCACGATCACCAACCCAGATTATCAGAGGAGACCCCCTCTCAACCTTGAAGTTCTTG GAGTATGGTGTGGCTGTCTCATTTTACAGAGCACCATATCTGGTGGACATAGAGGCAGTTCAGGGGAAGAGAGTCCTAAGGCTGGGTGACATCTCTGGAAATGGTAACGCATGGACAGGGGTCGATGTACTGTCATTTAACACAGGTCACTGGTGGAGTCACAAGGGATCCCTCCAAGG GTGGGATTACATAGAAATGGATGGGACATTGTATCAAGATATGGATCGTTTGGTTGCTTTTGAGAAAGGATTGAGAACGTGGGCGAGATGGGTTGATACCAATGTTGACAGAACCAGAACCAGAGTTTTCTTTCAGTCCACTTCTCCCACCCATTACAA CCCATCTGAATGGAGTGCTGGGGCAGTGACAACAACAAAGAACTGCTACGGTGAGACTGCGCCAATGAGTGGAATGACTTATCCAGGAGCATACCCAGATCAAATGAGGGTGGTGGAGGAAGTAATGAGCCAAATGAGTGGCCCTGTATATTTGCTGGACATAACATTGTTGTCTGAGATGAGGAAAGATGGGCATCCCTCAATCTACAGTGGGGATCTGAGCCCTGCGCAGCGAGCTAACCCTGATCGGTCTGCCGACTGTAGCCATTGGTGCCTTCCTGGATTGCCTGATACTTGGAACCAACTATTCTACACTGCTTTGTTCTTCTAA
- the LOC100241610 gene encoding asparagine synthetase [glutamine-hydrolyzing]-like (The RefSeq protein has 1 substitution compared to this genomic sequence): MCGILAVLGCSDDSQAKRVRVLELSRRLKHRGPDWSGLYQHGDCYLAHQRLAIIDPASGDQPLYNENQAIVVTVNGEIYNHEELRKSLPNHKFRTGSDCDVIAHLYEEHGENFVDMLDGMFSFVLLDTRDDSFIVARDAIGITSLYIGWGLDGSVWISSELKGLNDDCEHFESFPPGHMYSSKEGGFKRWYNPPWFSEAIPSAPYDPLVLRRAFENAVIKRLMTDVPFGVLLSGGLDSSLVASITARHLAGTKAAKQWGAQLHSFCVGLEGSPDLKAAKEVADYLGTVHHEFHFTVQDGIDAIEDVIYHIETYDVTTIRASTPMFLMSRKIKSLGVKMVISGEGSDEIFGGYLYFHKAPNKEEFHRETCRKIKALYQYDCLRANKSTSAWGLEARVPFLDKEFIKVAMDIDPEWKMIKPEQGRIEKWVLRRAFDDEEQPYLPKHILYRQKEQFSDGVGYSWIDGLKAHASQHVTDKMMLNASHIFPHNTPTTKEAYYYRMIFERFFPQNSARLTVPGGASVACSTAKAVEWDSAWSNNLDPSGRAALGVHLSAYDQKLTTVSAANVPTKIIDNMPRIMEVTAP; the protein is encoded by the exons atgtgCGGAATACTTGCAGTTCTGGGTTGTTCTGATGATTCCCAGGCCAAAAGGGTCCGAGTTCTAGAGCTCTCTCGCAG GTTGAAGCATCGTGGTCCTGACTGGAGTGGGCTATACCAACATGGAGATTGTTATTTAGCTCATCAGCGGCTAGCAATCATCGATCCAGCTTCTGGTGATCAGCCTCTATATAATGAAAACCAAGCCATTGTTGTGACG GTGAATGGAGAAATTTATAACCATGAGGAGTTGAGGAAGAGCATGCCAAATCACAAGTTCAGGACCGGGAGCGATTGCGATGTCATTGCCCATTTG TACGAGGAGCATGGGGAAAATTTTGTGGACATGTTGGATGGAATGTTCTCATTTGTCCTGCTGGATACCCGTGATGATAGCTTCATTGTTGCCCGAGATGCCATCGGAATCACCTCCCTCTATATTGGTTGGGGACTTGATG GCTCGGTATGGATTTCATCTGAGCTCAAAGGTTTGAATGATGACTGTGAACATTTTGAGAGCTTTCCACCTGGTCACATGTACTCTAGCAAAGAGGGTGGATTCAAAAGATGGTACAACCCCCCTTGGTTCTCTGAGGCTATTCCATCGGCACCATATGACCCTCTTGTTCTGAGGCGAGCTTTTGAGAAT GCCGTGATCAAGAGGTTAATGACCGATGTTCCTTTTGGGGTTCTGCTGTCAGGAGGTCTGGATTCATCCTTAGTTGCCTCTATTACCGCTCGCCACTTAGCAGGCACAAAGGCTGCTAAGCAGTGGGGAGCACAGCTCCATTCCTTCTGTGTTGGGCTAGAG GGCTCACCGGATCTGAAGGCTGCAAAAGAAGTTGCAGACTATTTGGGCACCGTTCACCACGAGTTTCACTTCACCGTTCAG GATGGTATCGATGCCATTGAGGATGTTATTTACCATATTGAAACTTATGATGTGACAACGATCCGAGCAAGTACCCCTATGTTTCTCATGTCGCGTAAGATTAAGTCACTAGGAGTGAAGATGGTGATATCCGGAGAGGGCTCTGATGAGATTTTTGGTGGGTACTTATACTTTCACAAGGCGCCCAACAAGGAAGAGTTCCATAGGGAAACATGTCGCAAG ATAAAGGCACTCTACCAGTATGATTGCTTGAGAGCTAATAAATCAACATCTGCATGGGGTTTGGAAGCCCGGGTCCCCTTTTTAGACAAGGAATTCATTAAAGTTGCAATGGATATTGACCCTGAGTGGAAgatg ATAAAGCCAGAACAAGGGCGAATTGAGAAATGGGTTCTGAGGAGGGCTTTTGATGATGAGGAACAACCCTATCTGCCAAAG CATATTCTCTACAGGCAAAAAGAGCAATTCAGTGATGGTGTCGGCTACAGTTGGATTGATGGGCTCAAAGCCCATGCGTCACAACAT GTGACCGATAAAATGATGCTCAATGCTTCACATATCTTCCCACACAATACCCCTACCACAAAAGAAGCCTACTATTACCGAATGATCTTTGAGAGGTTCTTCCCACAG AACTCAGCTAGGCTGACTGTTCCGGGAGGAGCAAGCGTTGCATGCAGCACTGCCAAAGCAGTTGAATGGGATTCTGCGTGGTCAAATAACCTTGATCCTTCTGGCAGGGCGGCATTAGGAGTCCATCTTTCAGCTTATGACCAGAAGTTAACCACAGTCAGTGCTGCAAATGTGCCAACAAAGATCATTGATAATATGCCGCGGATTATGGAAGTAACCGCACCCTGA